A portion of the Thermodesulfobacteriota bacterium genome contains these proteins:
- a CDS encoding CBS domain-containing protein has protein sequence MGMQDAILKAVRWDTPWVSGDASLRQVIAKLVDSQGSSLVVKEGDVVAGIITDMDIMTRLAEGADLDSTRAASFMTACALIGTGKVKSPCVQLDEAQTVMNALGVMATAGVHNLMVSGAAGRVGTVSVRDLLRLVIA, from the coding sequence ATGGGCATGCAGGATGCGATCCTCAAGGCGGTGCGCTGGGATACCCCATGGGTGAGTGGAGATGCCAGCCTCAGACAGGTGATCGCCAAGCTGGTCGACAGCCAGGGGTCATCGCTGGTGGTCAAGGAGGGGGACGTGGTCGCGGGCATCATCACGGACATGGACATCATGACCAGGCTGGCCGAGGGCGCCGACCTCGACAGCACCAGGGCGGCCAGCTTCATGACCGCCTGCGCGCTCATCGGCACCGGCAAGGTGAAAAGCCCCTGTGTCCAGCTGGACGAGGCGCAGACCGTGATGAACGCCCTCGGGGTGATGGCCACGGCCGGGGTCCACAACCTGATGGTGTCCGGCGCTGCCGGCCGGGTGGGCACGGTATCGGTGCGCGACCTCCTGCGGCTGGTCATCGCCTAG
- a CDS encoding ABC-F family ATP-binding cassette domain-containing protein — MIFIQNLTVQHGKKILFAQVDARINPEDRIGLVGVNGAGKSTLLRLLAGLQEADNRAITRARGVSVAYLPQEMDFAPSGRTLYQEAETVFADLAAQEAELSAINQQLAAVTSVDAACETLLARQAELQHALDQADIYRLGSRIEKILAGLGFSQTDLSRPCHTFSGGWLMRLHLAKLLLAQPSVLLLDEPTNHLDLESLTWLEEFLAASKSAMVIVSHDRAFLDRVTNLTWELSLGKLTRYRGNYSAYVAAKATRQEVLQAAYANQQQRIQQTMRFVERFRATSTKASQVQSRLKQLEKMERIELEEAEKAIRFRFPASMASGRVVVEVVGLAKSYDGKAVLRQVSFSLQRGDKLAVVGVNGAGKSTLMRLIVGQEKPDQGRVRLGYGVVPSFFGQHQAQELDPGRTALETLAETGREMTITEQRSLLGAFLFRGDEVDKKVQVLSGGEKSRLALAKMIATPANLLLMDEPTNHLDMTSQEVLQEALVQYDGTVIVVSHNRYFLNRFVNRVLQIKDGTATLFEGDLDDYRRRLEGQTIAPPPPPVAEPAPGRGKAARQDRVRRLDQRNRLLAPWRQKATAAEQAIEALERRKAEMEAAMAASQVGSSEALAAWTREYRQLETQLKSQYTAWETALAKVSELEAAGDEG, encoded by the coding sequence ATGATCTTCATCCAGAATCTGACTGTTCAGCACGGCAAAAAGATCCTTTTCGCTCAGGTCGACGCCCGCATCAACCCCGAGGACCGGATCGGTCTGGTGGGGGTGAACGGCGCCGGCAAGTCCACCCTGCTCCGCCTCCTGGCCGGCCTCCAGGAGGCAGACAACCGGGCGATCACCCGGGCGCGGGGGGTCAGTGTCGCCTATCTGCCCCAGGAGATGGATTTTGCCCCCTCGGGACGGACGCTCTACCAGGAGGCGGAAACGGTCTTCGCCGATCTCGCCGCCCAGGAGGCGGAGCTTTCGGCCATCAACCAGCAGTTGGCCGCAGTGACCAGCGTGGATGCCGCCTGCGAGACCCTGCTGGCCCGCCAGGCCGAGCTGCAGCACGCCCTGGACCAGGCAGACATCTACCGCCTGGGCTCCCGGATCGAGAAGATCCTGGCGGGCTTGGGCTTCTCGCAAACCGACCTCAGCCGGCCCTGCCACACCTTCAGCGGCGGCTGGCTGATGCGCCTGCATCTGGCGAAGCTGCTCCTGGCCCAGCCGTCAGTCCTGCTCCTCGATGAGCCCACCAACCACCTGGATCTGGAATCCCTGACCTGGCTGGAGGAATTCCTGGCCGCCTCCAAGAGCGCCATGGTCATTGTGTCCCACGATCGGGCCTTCCTCGATCGGGTGACGAACCTGACCTGGGAACTCTCCCTGGGCAAGCTGACCCGTTACCGGGGCAACTACTCGGCCTATGTGGCCGCCAAGGCCACCCGCCAGGAGGTGCTGCAGGCGGCCTACGCCAACCAGCAGCAGCGGATCCAGCAGACCATGCGCTTCGTCGAGCGCTTCCGGGCCACCTCCACCAAGGCCAGCCAGGTGCAAAGCCGGCTGAAGCAGCTGGAGAAGATGGAGCGGATCGAGCTGGAGGAGGCGGAAAAGGCGATCCGCTTCCGCTTCCCCGCGTCCATGGCCTCTGGCCGGGTGGTGGTCGAGGTGGTCGGGCTGGCCAAGTCGTACGATGGCAAGGCGGTGCTGCGGCAGGTCTCCTTCAGCCTGCAACGGGGGGACAAGCTGGCGGTGGTGGGGGTGAACGGGGCGGGCAAGTCCACCCTGATGCGGCTCATTGTCGGCCAGGAGAAGCCGGATCAGGGCCGGGTTCGCCTGGGCTACGGAGTGGTGCCCTCCTTCTTCGGCCAGCACCAGGCCCAGGAGCTGGACCCCGGCCGAACCGCTCTCGAGACCCTGGCCGAGACCGGCCGGGAGATGACCATCACCGAGCAGCGGTCGCTCCTGGGGGCCTTCCTCTTCCGGGGCGACGAGGTGGACAAGAAGGTGCAGGTGCTGTCCGGCGGCGAGAAGAGCCGGCTGGCCCTGGCCAAGATGATTGCCACGCCGGCCAATCTTCTCCTCATGGACGAGCCCACCAACCATCTGGACATGACCTCCCAGGAGGTGCTCCAGGAGGCCCTGGTGCAGTATGACGGCACGGTGATCGTCGTCTCCCACAACCGGTACTTCCTGAACCGCTTCGTCAACCGGGTGCTCCAGATCAAAGACGGTACCGCCACCCTGTTCGAAGGCGATCTGGACGACTACCGCCGCCGTCTGGAGGGCCAGACGATCGCGCCGCCGCCCCCCCCGGTCGCGGAACCGGCCCCGGGCCGCGGCAAGGCGGCGCGCCAGGATCGGGTGCGCCGGCTCGACCAGCGGAACCGCCTTCTGGCTCCCTGGCGCCAGAAGGCCACCGCGGCCGAGCAGGCCATCGAGGCCCTGGAAAGGCGCAAGGCTGAAATGGAAGCAGCCATGGCGGCGAGCCAGGTGGGGTCCAGCGAGGCCCTGGCCGCCTGGACCCGGGAGTATCGGCAGCTGGAGACCCAGCTCAAGAGCCAGTACACCGCCTGGGAGACGGCCCTGGCCAAAGTGAGTGAGCTGGAGGCCGCCGGGGATGAGGGCTGA
- a CDS encoding zinc ribbon domain-containing protein translates to MPIYEYQCDSCDHVIEAFQTMADPPLATCPSCAGSLRKLVSASSFVLKGGGWYADGYASKGNGNGNGKGKTASGKASEGAVSKPAADSGKTAAASTAS, encoded by the coding sequence ATGCCCATCTACGAGTACCAATGCGACAGCTGCGACCATGTCATTGAGGCCTTCCAGACCATGGCGGATCCGCCGCTGGCCACCTGCCCGTCCTGCGCCGGCTCGCTGCGCAAGCTGGTTTCGGCCAGCTCCTTCGTGCTCAAGGGCGGCGGCTGGTATGCCGACGGTTATGCCAGCAAGGGGAACGGCAATGGCAACGGCAAGGGAAAGACCGCCAGCGGCAAGGCCAGCGAGGGCGCGGTCTCCAAGCCCGCCGCTGACAGCGGCAAGACCGCCGCGGCCAGCACCGCCAGCTGA
- a CDS encoding DUF2065 domain-containing protein, with the protein MKLLLSLIGLVLVLEGLPWAAFPAAMQGWMRQLAEASPVVVRLVGLAALVLGLSLCYLAQRSGLVP; encoded by the coding sequence ATGAAGCTCCTCCTGAGCCTGATCGGGCTGGTCCTGGTGCTGGAAGGCCTGCCCTGGGCAGCCTTTCCCGCGGCGATGCAGGGCTGGATGCGGCAGTTGGCCGAGGCGTCGCCGGTTGTGGTGCGGCTGGTCGGCCTGGCAGCGCTGGTGCTGGGGCTTTCCCTGTGCTACCTGGCCCAGCGCTCCGGCCTTGTTCCCTGA
- the ispG gene encoding flavodoxin-dependent (E)-4-hydroxy-3-methylbut-2-enyl-diphosphate synthase: MTPLRRKTRQIRIGQIPIGGDAPIAVQSMTNTDTRDVTRTVAQIQTLARAGCEIIRVAVPDLEAARAIAAIRAQIPIPLIADIHFDARLAVASMEHGAQAIRINPGNLGGRDKLQRVVDAARQHQVPIRVGVNAGSLDKEILARHGHPGAAALVESALANIRLLEAMRFSDIKISIKSSDPMTTVAAYRLLADRTDHPLHLGVTEAGGLIAGTVKSAVALGILLAEGIGDTFRISLTRDPVDEVRVGWELLRSLRIRSRGPELISCPTCGRCEIDLFRLAGEVESRIQTMEAPVRVAVMGCVVNGPGEAREADIGVAGGKGVGLLFAHGERIKKLSEEALLPTLLAELDRIESEHQAAKAAATDKDSTPKS; this comes from the coding sequence ATGACTCCGCTTCGGCGCAAGACCCGGCAGATCCGGATCGGTCAGATCCCCATCGGGGGTGATGCCCCCATCGCCGTCCAGTCCATGACCAACACCGACACCCGGGACGTCACGCGGACCGTGGCCCAGATTCAAACCCTGGCCCGGGCCGGTTGCGAGATCATCCGGGTGGCGGTGCCGGACCTGGAGGCAGCCCGGGCCATCGCCGCTATCCGCGCCCAGATCCCCATCCCTTTGATCGCTGACATCCATTTCGACGCCCGGTTGGCGGTGGCGAGCATGGAGCACGGCGCCCAGGCCATCCGCATCAACCCCGGCAATCTGGGGGGGCGCGACAAGCTCCAGCGGGTGGTGGACGCCGCCCGCCAGCACCAGGTGCCGATCCGGGTGGGGGTCAACGCCGGCTCCCTGGACAAGGAGATCCTGGCCCGCCACGGCCATCCCGGCGCCGCCGCCCTGGTGGAGAGCGCCCTGGCCAACATCCGCCTCCTGGAGGCGATGCGCTTTTCGGACATCAAGATCTCCATCAAGAGCTCGGACCCCATGACCACGGTGGCGGCGTACCGGCTGCTCGCCGACCGGACCGACCACCCGTTGCACCTGGGGGTCACCGAGGCCGGCGGCCTCATCGCCGGCACTGTGAAGTCGGCGGTGGCCCTGGGCATCCTCCTGGCCGAGGGCATCGGCGACACCTTCCGCATCTCGCTCACCCGGGATCCGGTTGACGAGGTGCGGGTGGGCTGGGAGCTCTTGCGCAGCCTCCGGATCCGCAGCCGCGGGCCGGAGCTCATCTCTTGCCCCACCTGCGGCCGTTGTGAGATCGATCTCTTCCGGCTGGCCGGGGAGGTGGAAAGCCGGATCCAGACCATGGAAGCGCCGGTGCGGGTGGCGGTGATGGGCTGCGTGGTCAACGGGCCCGGCGAGGCCCGGGAGGCGGACATCGGCGTCGCCGGCGGCAAGGGGGTTGGCCTCCTGTTCGCCCACGGCGAACGGATCAAAAAGCTGTCCGAGGAGGCGCTCCTGCCCACCCTGCTGGCCGAGCTGGACCGGATCGAAAGCGAGCACCAGGCGGCCAAGGCGGCCGCAACCGACAAGGATTCAACCCCCAAGAGCTGA
- a CDS encoding two-CW domain-containing protein — protein MAKENCWEVMQCGRQPGGWRNMDLGVCPAATETRMDGIHGGTNGGRACWALEGTLCDEEVQGSFLDKYHRCLTCPFYHQVLAEESAVLDCQAILARLTGG, from the coding sequence ATGGCCAAGGAGAATTGTTGGGAGGTCATGCAATGCGGCCGGCAGCCGGGCGGCTGGCGGAACATGGATCTCGGGGTCTGTCCCGCCGCCACGGAGACCCGGATGGACGGGATCCATGGCGGCACCAACGGCGGCCGCGCCTGCTGGGCCCTGGAAGGCACCCTGTGCGACGAGGAGGTCCAGGGCAGCTTCCTGGACAAGTACCACCGCTGCCTGACCTGCCCGTTCTACCATCAGGTGCTGGCCGAGGAAAGCGCAGTCCTGGACTGCCAGGCCATCCTGGCCCGACTCACCGGCGGCTGA
- the greA gene encoding transcription elongation factor GreA, translating to MQRIPMSRAGHTRLREELSRLERVERPDVIKAIAVARGHGDLSENAEYHAAKERQGLLEGRIMELKDKLGRAEIIDCTTVDCSRAVFGTRVTLLDLDSEVEVTYQLLGPEEADVKNGSISVLSPIGRAIIGRQVGDEVTVQTPGGIRQFELLEIGAPEES from the coding sequence ATGCAGCGTATCCCCATGTCCCGGGCCGGCCACACCCGGCTCCGGGAGGAGCTGAGCCGTCTGGAGCGGGTGGAGCGACCCGATGTCATCAAGGCCATTGCCGTGGCCCGGGGCCATGGCGATCTGAGCGAGAACGCCGAGTACCATGCGGCCAAGGAGCGGCAGGGCCTCCTGGAAGGCCGGATCATGGAGCTCAAGGACAAGCTGGGCCGGGCGGAGATCATCGACTGCACCACCGTCGACTGCTCCCGGGCCGTGTTCGGTACCCGGGTTACCCTCCTGGATCTTGATTCGGAGGTGGAGGTGACCTATCAGCTCCTGGGCCCCGAGGAGGCGGATGTGAAGAACGGCAGCATCTCGGTGCTGTCGCCCATCGGCCGGGCGATCATCGGCAGGCAGGTGGGCGACGAGGTCACGGTCCAGACGCCGGGGGGCATCCGGCAGTTCGAGCTGCTGGAGATCGGGGCGCCCGAGGAGAGTTGA
- a CDS encoding PAS domain-containing sensor histidine kinase, with amino-acid sequence MHPPVDIGHDSAFDILQLVKQGIVLTDEAGVILFCNRHIEAMFGYKQERTPGSPFGLFFMDEDVEILCRNVFKMIETDGEFSGEVLFKDVKGGPIFCWLTGSLYQREGGRFFIFSITNITEYKRLEREVLEEGRFARMGKIFDELAHHIRNPVVAIGGLARVLRRPDLDCTRVQRYLETIERETGRLERIVARIMEFGHVVAPHFAWERIGSLMLAWEALALETFAGRPIRFLPLVPSPVAADTGIYTDKRLLVRILIVLLENACEALFRPEDTVAVTVAVEDGQILLAVRDTGMGVPLADQAYVFDPFFTNKPSHIGLGLTIAASIARELGGGLTLASQPGDGATFTFRCPVERRRAFRVRPL; translated from the coding sequence ATGCATCCCCCCGTCGACATCGGTCACGACAGCGCCTTCGATATCCTGCAGCTGGTCAAGCAGGGGATCGTTCTCACCGATGAAGCGGGCGTTATCCTGTTCTGCAACCGCCATATCGAGGCCATGTTCGGCTACAAGCAGGAGCGCACGCCAGGCAGCCCCTTTGGCCTCTTCTTCATGGATGAGGACGTGGAGATCCTCTGCCGCAACGTCTTCAAGATGATCGAGACTGACGGCGAGTTCTCCGGTGAGGTGCTGTTCAAGGATGTCAAAGGCGGGCCGATCTTCTGCTGGCTGACCGGCAGTCTATACCAGCGCGAGGGCGGCCGCTTCTTCATCTTCAGCATCACCAACATCACCGAGTACAAGCGGCTGGAGCGGGAGGTGCTGGAGGAGGGGCGCTTCGCCCGCATGGGCAAGATCTTTGACGAGCTGGCCCACCACATCCGTAATCCGGTGGTGGCCATTGGCGGGCTGGCCCGGGTGCTCCGGCGGCCGGACCTGGACTGTACCCGCGTCCAGCGCTACCTGGAGACCATCGAGCGGGAGACCGGGCGACTGGAGCGGATCGTGGCCCGGATCATGGAGTTCGGCCACGTGGTCGCGCCCCATTTCGCCTGGGAGCGTATCGGCTCCCTGATGCTGGCCTGGGAAGCCCTGGCCCTGGAGACCTTCGCTGGCCGGCCGATCCGCTTCCTGCCCCTGGTGCCGTCGCCGGTGGCGGCCGACACCGGCATTTACACCGACAAGAGGCTCTTGGTCAGGATTCTGATCGTGCTGCTGGAGAATGCCTGTGAGGCCCTGTTCCGTCCCGAGGATACGGTGGCGGTGACGGTGGCAGTGGAAGATGGCCAGATTCTCCTTGCCGTCCGGGACACCGGCATGGGGGTGCCCTTGGCGGACCAGGCCTATGTCTTCGATCCCTTCTTCACCAACAAGCCATCCCACATCGGCCTGGGGCTCACCATTGCGGCCAGCATCGCCCGGGAGCTTGGCGGTGGGCTCACCCTCGCCAGCCAGCCCGGCGACGGCGCCACCTTCACCTTCCGCTGCCCGGTGGAGCGGCGGCGGGCCTTCCGGGTCCGGCCCCTCTAG
- a CDS encoding HDOD domain-containing protein, translated as MMDQEESEERRRFRRQLKELKNLPTLPGIVAKLTRMAENPDTTTDQMGRVIAQDHILSAKLLKLVNSAFYGFPQRISSLSSAIILLGFNVIKSLIISASIFELMEQHDVELWQHSLGCAVVANELARRLQVSDPEEVSTAALLHDLGKVAMKLELPGPYQEIGAMVRQRHIPRYQAELECLGLQHAEAGGWLARFWMFPDRLVEPILLHHAPEEAKINPQACAIVHFGDILVRGLGYGHGDDVWVPPLSKKAWDILRLSREDLDDLLAVVEEKLWDVKGFSLEIQAGMEGRPAGGPANV; from the coding sequence ATGATGGACCAGGAAGAGAGTGAGGAGCGGCGCCGGTTCCGGCGGCAGCTCAAGGAGCTCAAGAACCTGCCCACCCTGCCGGGTATCGTGGCCAAGCTCACTCGTATGGCCGAGAACCCGGACACCACCACCGACCAGATGGGCCGGGTCATCGCCCAGGACCATATCCTGTCCGCCAAGCTGTTGAAGCTGGTCAACTCGGCCTTCTACGGCTTCCCCCAGCGGATCAGCTCCCTGTCCTCCGCGATCATTCTCCTGGGCTTCAACGTCATCAAGAGCCTCATCATCAGCGCCTCCATCTTCGAGCTCATGGAGCAGCACGATGTGGAGCTCTGGCAGCACTCCCTGGGCTGCGCCGTTGTGGCCAACGAGCTGGCCCGCCGCCTGCAGGTCAGCGATCCGGAGGAGGTGAGCACCGCCGCTCTCCTCCATGACCTGGGCAAGGTGGCCATGAAGCTGGAGCTGCCCGGCCCGTACCAGGAGATCGGCGCGATGGTGCGCCAGCGCCACATCCCTCGGTACCAGGCGGAGCTGGAGTGCCTGGGCCTGCAGCATGCCGAGGCTGGCGGCTGGCTGGCCAGGTTCTGGATGTTTCCGGACCGGCTCGTGGAGCCGATTCTTCTCCACCATGCCCCGGAAGAGGCAAAGATCAACCCGCAGGCCTGCGCCATCGTTCACTTCGGCGACATCCTGGTGCGTGGCCTGGGCTACGGTCACGGCGACGACGTCTGGGTGCCGCCGTTGTCCAAGAAGGCCTGGGATATCCTGCGGTTGAGCCGGGAGGACCTGGACGACCTCCTGGCCGTGGTGGAGGAGAAGCTTTGGGACGTCAAAGGCTTCAGCCTGGAGATCCAGGCGGGGATGGAGGGTCGGCCAGCCGGCGGACCGGCCAATGTCTAG
- a CDS encoding helix-turn-helix transcriptional regulator, with product MLEHTKKLRIEPAIEAKFRGSAAAISRLRQMAQEIGIEDTSDTVPWREAFPEYRDNLPGSILRGSRYKEGLTQKQLSALTGIPQSHISEMEHGKRPIGKTTARKLAAVFRCSYRIFL from the coding sequence ATGCTGGAACACACGAAAAAGCTCCGTATTGAGCCTGCGATCGAGGCCAAGTTCCGTGGCAGCGCTGCTGCTATTTCCAGGCTGCGGCAGATGGCGCAAGAGATCGGCATCGAGGATACCTCGGATACTGTTCCCTGGCGAGAGGCCTTCCCGGAGTATCGAGACAATCTCCCAGGCTCTATCCTGCGTGGCTCCAGGTATAAAGAAGGACTTACACAGAAACAGCTTTCGGCGTTGACGGGGATTCCCCAGAGCCACATCTCGGAAATGGAGCACGGGAAGAGGCCCATCGGCAAGACCACTGCCAGGAAGCTTGCTGCCGTCTTTCGATGCAGCTACCGGATCTTCCTGTAA
- a CDS encoding dihydropteroate synthase — translation MSTVFAIAESINIMGKRSGTAMKAREAGPIQEMAREESAAGASYLDLNIGPARKDGTELLPWVVQTVQAVTQTPLCLDTTNTDAMAAGFGVVANRADAIMNSISAQPERMEKLIPVAASAGCNVIALLWGPDGMPRDSNERAAMAVDLLMALNGAGIANEKILFDPIATPITLGPDQINSGLEFLNMLQDIAPGAKSTVGLSNVSNGVPDHLRKYLDRTYLIMLMKYGLATAIVNSYDQELMAIAGGKRPELVALVHGMMDGSEPDPSALSGSLLEHYKTYRVLSGQAVFSESWLTL, via the coding sequence ATGAGCACGGTTTTCGCCATTGCCGAGAGCATCAACATCATGGGCAAGCGCAGCGGCACCGCCATGAAGGCGCGAGAGGCCGGCCCCATCCAGGAGATGGCCCGGGAGGAGAGCGCTGCCGGGGCCAGCTACCTGGATCTCAACATCGGCCCTGCCAGGAAGGACGGCACCGAGCTTCTGCCCTGGGTGGTGCAGACGGTGCAGGCTGTGACCCAGACCCCTTTGTGCCTGGACACCACCAACACCGATGCCATGGCCGCCGGCTTCGGGGTGGTGGCCAACAGGGCCGATGCCATCATGAACTCCATCTCCGCCCAGCCGGAACGGATGGAGAAGCTCATTCCGGTCGCGGCCAGCGCCGGCTGCAACGTCATCGCCCTGCTCTGGGGGCCGGACGGCATGCCCCGGGACTCCAACGAGCGGGCGGCCATGGCCGTGGATCTGCTCATGGCGCTCAATGGCGCCGGCATTGCCAATGAGAAGATCCTCTTCGACCCCATCGCCACCCCCATCACCCTGGGCCCGGACCAGATCAACTCCGGCCTGGAGTTCCTGAACATGCTGCAGGACATCGCGCCGGGCGCCAAGTCCACGGTGGGGCTGTCCAACGTCTCCAACGGCGTGCCGGACCACCTCCGCAAGTACCTGGACCGGACCTACCTCATCATGCTCATGAAGTACGGTCTGGCCACCGCCATCGTCAACAGCTACGACCAGGAGCTCATGGCCATCGCCGGCGGCAAGCGGCCGGAGCTGGTGGCCCTGGTGCACGGGATGATGGATGGCAGCGAGCCGGACCCGTCGGCCCTGTCCGGCTCCCTCTTGGAGCACTACAAGACCTACCGGGTGCTCTCCGGCCAGGCGGTCTTCTCCGAGTCCTGGCTCACCCTGTAA
- the queA gene encoding tRNA preQ1(34) S-adenosylmethionine ribosyltransferase-isomerase QueA, whose protein sequence is MGRTPLPEPEPLRYDLDAYDYPLPEEAIAQAPARERDASRLLVLHCRENRTEQLVFRQIVERLAPGDLVVVNDTRVFPARLLAVTPSGGRREVLLLGYPAAPPPAAGGWQSTVALALVRGRRGSKPQPLSLGPDLEVVLPAAAQKGPEVQVELRYRGVLDELLARYGQMPLPPYIRRNGPEQEEDRERYQTVYAGSPGAVAAPTAGLHFSPGLLAAIRARGVGIASITLHVGYGTFQPVRVPDIRQHAIHAELVSVTADTAQAVNATRSAGGRLFVVGTTTARALEFAAGADGRLRPCQDWCRLYIYPGYRFRVVENLITNFHLPRSSLLFLVSALAGRERILAAYQEALAAGWRFFSYGDAMLIMR, encoded by the coding sequence ATGGGCCGGACCCCGCTGCCGGAGCCGGAGCCGCTCCGCTACGACCTCGATGCCTACGACTATCCCCTGCCCGAGGAGGCGATTGCCCAGGCCCCGGCCCGGGAGCGGGACGCCTCCCGCCTCCTGGTGCTGCACTGCCGGGAGAATCGCACAGAGCAGCTGGTCTTCCGGCAGATAGTCGAGCGGCTGGCGCCCGGCGATCTGGTGGTGGTCAACGACACCCGGGTGTTCCCGGCCCGCCTGCTGGCCGTTACGCCCAGCGGGGGCCGCCGGGAGGTGCTGCTGCTGGGCTATCCCGCGGCACCACCACCGGCGGCGGGCGGCTGGCAGAGTACGGTGGCGCTGGCCCTGGTCCGGGGACGGCGCGGCAGCAAGCCCCAGCCGCTGAGCCTCGGTCCGGATCTGGAGGTGGTGCTGCCGGCTGCCGCCCAGAAGGGGCCGGAGGTCCAGGTGGAGCTGCGCTATCGGGGCGTTCTCGACGAACTGCTGGCCCGTTACGGGCAGATGCCGTTGCCGCCCTACATCCGCCGCAACGGGCCTGAGCAGGAAGAGGACCGGGAGCGCTACCAGACCGTCTACGCCGGCAGCCCGGGCGCGGTGGCCGCACCGACCGCCGGCCTGCATTTCAGCCCCGGGCTTCTGGCCGCCATCCGGGCCCGGGGGGTGGGCATCGCCTCCATCACCCTCCATGTCGGCTACGGCACCTTCCAGCCGGTCCGGGTGCCGGACATCCGCCAGCACGCCATCCACGCCGAGCTGGTGTCCGTCACGGCAGACACCGCGCAGGCGGTGAATGCCACCCGCAGCGCTGGCGGCCGGCTGTTCGTGGTCGGCACCACCACCGCCCGGGCCCTGGAGTTTGCCGCTGGCGCCGATGGTCGCCTCCGCCCGTGCCAGGACTGGTGCCGCCTCTACATCTATCCTGGCTATCGCTTCCGGGTAGTGGAGAATCTCATCACCAACTTCCACCTGCCCCGGTCCTCTCTGCTGTTCCTGGTCTCGGCCCTGGCCGGCCGGGAACGGATCCTGGCCGCCTACCAGGAGGCTCTGGCCGCAGGCTGGCGCTTCTTCAGCTACGGGGACGCCATGCTGATCATGCGCTGA
- a CDS encoding diguanylate cyclase: MSRLLVAGSGLLDSPERRVPLEARGYRIQVAASRAKAIAVILEDPPDLLVAERGFDGGADRELIRAVKASIQKANIPVLLVLSAEEVIRGLDWKAYPVDDFLTTPFGTEELLARLSLAEARLLRVFDNNPLSKLPGNTSILRAIQTSLEKETPAAICYVDIDNFKPYNDRYGFSQGDDVILMVARIVVNVLDELVRDDSFAGHIGGDDFVLIVPEGRVRVVCERILAHFEAVKTMFIAPADLAAGGFVGTDRQGRETRFGLLSLSIAAVTTGGGRFSHSGEVAAAAAGLKHYVKTLDGSNYVVDRRRQ; encoded by the coding sequence ATGTCTAGGCTGCTGGTGGCCGGCTCCGGCCTCCTGGACAGCCCGGAGCGCCGGGTGCCCCTGGAGGCGCGCGGCTACCGTATCCAGGTGGCGGCCAGCCGGGCCAAGGCCATCGCGGTCATCCTGGAGGACCCGCCGGATCTTCTGGTCGCCGAGAGGGGGTTCGACGGTGGGGCGGATCGGGAGCTGATCCGGGCCGTCAAGGCCTCGATCCAGAAGGCCAACATCCCGGTCCTTCTGGTTCTCTCCGCGGAGGAGGTCATCCGGGGCCTGGACTGGAAGGCCTATCCAGTGGACGATTTTCTCACCACGCCCTTCGGCACGGAGGAGCTTCTGGCCCGCCTCTCCCTGGCCGAGGCCCGCCTGCTCCGGGTGTTCGACAACAACCCGTTGAGCAAGCTGCCGGGCAACACCTCCATCCTCCGGGCCATCCAGACCAGTCTGGAGAAGGAGACCCCGGCTGCCATCTGCTACGTGGATATCGACAACTTCAAGCCCTACAATGATCGCTACGGCTTTTCCCAGGGGGATGATGTCATCCTGATGGTGGCCCGGATCGTCGTCAATGTCCTCGATGAGCTGGTACGGGACGACAGCTTCGCCGGCCATATCGGCGGTGACGATTTCGTGCTCATCGTCCCGGAGGGCCGGGTGCGGGTGGTCTGTGAGCGGATTCTCGCCCACTTCGAGGCGGTGAAGACCATGTTCATCGCCCCGGCGGACTTGGCAGCCGGCGGCTTCGTGGGCACCGACCGCCAGGGACGGGAGACCCGCTTCGGGCTGCTGTCCCTGTCCATCGCCGCTGTTACCACCGGCGGTGGGCGCTTCAGCCATTCCGGGGAGGTGGCGGCGGCAGCCGCCGGGCTCAAGCACTACGTCAAGACCCTGGACGGCTCCAATTACGTGGTGGACCGCCGCCGCCAGTAG